The Halosimplex litoreum genome has a window encoding:
- the folP gene encoding dihydropteroate synthase gives MEFHEAADFLFDLRRFAPRPGLDPTRDLLGHLGDPHERLACVQIAGSNGKGSTARMVERALREAGLSVGLYTSPHLDDVRERVRVDGRPMTESAVTAFVESFREYATERATDGDSPTFFETLTAMALWEFDRRDVDVAVLEVGIGGTLDATSVVDPIASAVTAVTLEHTDLLGDTEAEIARDKSGVAPADAPLVTATTGDALAAIREEVDDVVTVADAAWNDPDDPDVLVEYGGREGLEGAVTVEGGAEDWTVDTYLPLLGAHQARNAGVAAALVRQVADRLGAEVDTEAVERGFRNAHWPGRFEVMDREPLVVLDGAHNPGGCETTAEVLGTFDYDEAHLVVGAMTDKDHRGIAAAFADADLGRVVACRPDHDRAESADVVARAFETETEADVTTHEPVAGALDRVLDAAEPDDAVVVTGSLYAVAEGRTRWSRPTVPLDVDSAADAEAALERAHVADDEAASAAGDAVHRVMRTRLRPRRARRLQSELRALGGEVALSALADQDEERVAAVLTGTRDQFDRLADALAEREDDLAPLADELRPTLGASPTPNAATPTPDSDRSAAERDYPWADGTAVMGILNITPDSFHDGGEYNTVEAARERAERMVDAGVEILDIGGESTRPGGEVVPAEEETARVVPVIEAISDLDATISIDTRKAEVARAALEAGADLLNDVSGLEDPEMRLVAAEHDVPVVVMHSIEAPVDPSTEVEYDDVVDDVIDYLSERVLLAEKAGLDRSQILVDPGLGFGKSAAESFELLGRLDELAALGCPVLVGHSRKSMFELTEGGREGALDETVAGTALAAERGADVIRVHDAHENVAAVRVAKAAADPERLADE, from the coding sequence ATGGAGTTTCACGAGGCGGCGGACTTTCTCTTCGATCTGCGACGGTTCGCGCCGCGGCCGGGCCTGGACCCGACGCGGGACCTGCTCGGTCACCTCGGCGACCCCCACGAGCGGCTCGCGTGCGTCCAGATCGCGGGGTCGAACGGCAAGGGCAGCACCGCCCGGATGGTCGAGCGGGCGCTGCGGGAGGCCGGGCTGTCGGTCGGGCTGTACACTTCGCCCCACCTCGACGACGTGCGCGAGCGGGTCCGCGTCGACGGGCGGCCGATGACCGAGTCGGCGGTGACGGCGTTCGTCGAGTCGTTTCGCGAGTACGCGACCGAGCGGGCGACCGACGGCGACTCGCCCACCTTCTTCGAGACGCTCACCGCGATGGCGCTGTGGGAGTTCGACCGACGGGACGTCGACGTGGCCGTCCTCGAAGTCGGCATCGGCGGGACGCTGGACGCCACGAGCGTCGTCGACCCGATCGCCAGCGCCGTCACCGCGGTGACGCTGGAACACACCGACCTGCTCGGCGACACCGAGGCGGAGATCGCTCGCGACAAGTCCGGGGTCGCGCCCGCGGACGCGCCCCTCGTGACCGCGACGACCGGCGACGCGCTCGCGGCTATCCGCGAGGAGGTCGACGACGTCGTGACGGTGGCCGACGCCGCGTGGAACGACCCCGACGACCCGGACGTGCTCGTCGAGTACGGCGGTCGCGAGGGGCTGGAGGGAGCAGTGACGGTCGAGGGGGGCGCCGAAGACTGGACCGTCGACACGTATCTCCCGCTGCTGGGCGCCCACCAGGCGCGCAACGCGGGCGTCGCGGCGGCGCTCGTCCGGCAGGTGGCCGACCGGCTGGGGGCGGAAGTGGACACGGAGGCCGTCGAGCGCGGGTTCCGCAACGCCCACTGGCCGGGGCGGTTCGAGGTGATGGACCGCGAGCCGCTGGTCGTCCTCGACGGCGCGCACAACCCGGGCGGCTGTGAGACGACCGCCGAGGTGCTCGGGACCTTCGACTACGACGAGGCCCACCTCGTCGTCGGTGCGATGACCGACAAGGACCACCGCGGGATCGCCGCGGCGTTCGCCGACGCCGACCTCGGCCGCGTCGTCGCCTGCCGGCCCGACCACGACCGCGCCGAGTCGGCCGACGTGGTCGCCCGAGCCTTCGAGACGGAGACGGAAGCCGACGTGACGACACACGAGCCGGTCGCCGGCGCGCTCGACCGGGTGCTCGACGCCGCCGAACCCGACGACGCCGTCGTCGTCACGGGGTCGCTGTACGCCGTCGCCGAGGGGCGTACTCGCTGGTCCCGGCCCACCGTCCCGCTCGACGTGGACTCGGCGGCCGACGCCGAGGCGGCACTCGAACGGGCACACGTCGCGGACGACGAGGCCGCTTCGGCGGCCGGCGACGCCGTCCACAGGGTCATGCGGACCAGGCTTCGGCCACGCCGCGCCCGTCGTCTGCAGTCCGAGCTTCGGGCGCTGGGCGGGGAGGTCGCGCTGTCGGCGCTGGCCGACCAGGACGAGGAGCGCGTCGCGGCCGTCCTGACGGGGACTCGCGACCAGTTCGACCGCCTCGCCGACGCGCTCGCCGAGCGTGAGGACGACCTCGCGCCGCTGGCCGACGAGCTGCGACCGACTCTCGGCGCCTCGCCGACACCGAACGCGGCGACGCCGACGCCCGACAGCGACCGGAGCGCGGCCGAACGGGACTACCCGTGGGCCGACGGCACCGCCGTGATGGGCATCCTCAACATCACGCCCGACAGCTTCCACGACGGCGGCGAGTACAACACCGTCGAGGCGGCCCGCGAGCGCGCCGAGCGGATGGTCGACGCGGGCGTCGAGATCCTCGACATCGGCGGCGAGTCGACCCGCCCCGGCGGCGAGGTCGTCCCCGCCGAGGAGGAGACGGCGCGCGTTGTCCCGGTGATCGAAGCGATATCCGACCTCGACGCGACGATCTCGATCGACACGCGCAAAGCCGAGGTGGCCCGCGCCGCCCTCGAAGCCGGCGCGGACCTGCTCAACGACGTGTCCGGGCTGGAAGACCCGGAGATGCGCCTGGTCGCCGCCGAGCACGACGTGCCCGTGGTCGTCATGCACAGCATCGAGGCGCCGGTCGACCCGTCGACCGAGGTCGAGTACGACGACGTGGTCGACGACGTGATCGACTACCTCTCCGAGCGCGTCCTCCTGGCCGAGAAGGCCGGACTCGACCGCTCGCAGATCCTCGTCGATCCCGGGCTGGGCTTCGGCAAGTCCGCGGCCGAGAGCTTCGAACTCCTGGGTCGGCTGGACGAACTCGCGGCGCTGGGCTGTCCGGTCCTCGTCGGCCACTCCCGCAAGTCGATGTTCGAACTCACCGAGGGCGGGCGCGAGGGCGCGCTCGACGAGACCGTCGCCGGGACGGCGCTGGCCGCCGAGCGCGGCGCGGACGTGATCAGGGTCCACGACGCCCACGAGAACGTCGCCGCCGTCCGCGTCGCCAAGGCCGCCGCCGACCCCGAGCGGTTGGCGGACGAATGA
- a CDS encoding class I SAM-dependent methyltransferase — protein sequence MSDERDLDEWASAVMSGYDGVAEAYDADRDPEHEATLVESLAADLPEDARVLDAGCGGGRCWRRSPTSATPSASTSRTNSWRWPASGRPQRRSPAAT from the coding sequence ATGAGCGACGAACGCGACCTCGACGAGTGGGCGAGCGCGGTCATGTCGGGCTACGACGGCGTGGCCGAGGCCTACGACGCCGACCGCGACCCCGAGCACGAGGCGACCCTCGTCGAGTCGCTCGCGGCGGACCTCCCCGAGGACGCCCGCGTCCTCGACGCCGGCTGCGGCGGCGGGCGGTGCTGGAGACGCTCGCCGACGAGTGCGACGCCCTCGGCGTCGACCTCTCGGACGAACAGCTGGCGCTGGCCCGCGAGCGGGCGCCCGCAGCGACGCTCGCCCGCGGCGACCTGA
- a CDS encoding class I SAM-dependent methyltransferase → MLETLADECDALGVDLSDEQLALARERAPAATLARGDLTRLPVADDAVDAVTALHSVIHVPREHHGRAFAEFARVLRPGGHLLLTTGVGEWEGENDDWLDSGAAMQWSFHGRERSLELLDSAGFDVTEEAVRDDELGGGEWLFVRARLRG, encoded by the coding sequence GTGCTGGAGACGCTCGCCGACGAGTGCGACGCCCTCGGCGTCGACCTCTCGGACGAACAGCTGGCGCTGGCCCGCGAGCGGGCGCCCGCAGCGACGCTCGCCCGCGGCGACCTGACGCGACTCCCCGTCGCCGACGACGCCGTCGACGCGGTGACGGCGCTGCACTCGGTGATCCACGTCCCGCGCGAGCACCACGGGCGCGCGTTCGCGGAGTTCGCCCGCGTCCTCCGGCCCGGTGGTCACCTGTTACTCACGACCGGCGTCGGCGAGTGGGAAGGCGAAAACGACGACTGGCTCGACAGCGGCGCGGCGATGCAGTGGAGCTTCCACGGCCGCGAGCGGAGCCTGGAACTGCTCGATTCGGCAGGGTTCGACGTGACCGAGGAGGCCGTCCGCGACGACGAACTCGGCGGCGGCGAGTGGCTGTTCGTCCGGGCTCGACTGCGGGGGTGA